One Rhinolophus sinicus isolate RSC01 linkage group LG06, ASM3656204v1, whole genome shotgun sequence DNA window includes the following coding sequences:
- the TRAPPC3 gene encoding trafficking protein particle complex subunit 3 isoform X1 encodes MSRQTNRGTESKKMSSELFTLTYGALVTQLCKDYENDEDVNKQLDKMGYNIGVRLIEDFLARSNVGRCHDFRETADVIAKVAFKMYLGITPSITNWSPAGDEFSLILENNPLVDFVELPDNHSSLIYSNLLCGVLRGALEMVQMAVEAKFVQDTLKGDGVTEIRMRFIRRIEDNLPAGEE; translated from the exons AGCTCTGAGCTCTTCACCCTGACCTATGGGGCTCTGGTCACTCAGCTTTGCAAGGACTATGAAAACGATGAAGACGTGAATAAACAACTGGACAAAAT GGGCTATAACATTGGAGTCCGACTGATTGAAGACTTCTTGGCACGGTCAAACGTCGGCAGGTGCCACGACTTTCGGGAAACTGCGGATGTTATCGCCAAG GTGGCATTCAAAATGTACTTGGGCATCACTCCAAGCATCACCAATTGGAGCCCAGCTGGTGACGAATTCTCCCTCATATTGGAAAACAACCCCTTGGTGGACTTTGTGGAACTTCCTGATAACCACTCATCCCTTATTTATTCCAATCTCTTGTGTGGGGTGTTGCGGGGAGCCTTGGAGATG GTCCAGATGGCTGTGGAGGCCAAGTTTGTCCAAGACACCCTGAAAGGAGACGGAGTGACAGAAATCCGGATGAGATTCATCAGGCGGATTGAGGACAATCTCCCAGCTGGAGAGGAATGA
- the TRAPPC3 gene encoding trafficking protein particle complex subunit 3 isoform X2: MGYNIGVRLIEDFLARSNVGRCHDFRETADVIAKVAFKMYLGITPSITNWSPAGDEFSLILENNPLVDFVELPDNHSSLIYSNLLCGVLRGALEMVQMAVEAKFVQDTLKGDGVTEIRMRFIRRIEDNLPAGEE, encoded by the exons AT GGGCTATAACATTGGAGTCCGACTGATTGAAGACTTCTTGGCACGGTCAAACGTCGGCAGGTGCCACGACTTTCGGGAAACTGCGGATGTTATCGCCAAG GTGGCATTCAAAATGTACTTGGGCATCACTCCAAGCATCACCAATTGGAGCCCAGCTGGTGACGAATTCTCCCTCATATTGGAAAACAACCCCTTGGTGGACTTTGTGGAACTTCCTGATAACCACTCATCCCTTATTTATTCCAATCTCTTGTGTGGGGTGTTGCGGGGAGCCTTGGAGATG GTCCAGATGGCTGTGGAGGCCAAGTTTGTCCAAGACACCCTGAAAGGAGACGGAGTGACAGAAATCCGGATGAGATTCATCAGGCGGATTGAGGACAATCTCCCAGCTGGAGAGGAATGA